Below is a window of Polyangiaceae bacterium DNA.
TCAGGGCCTCGACCTTGCGGAGCAGGCCGAACGTGTCGACCGGGCGCACGAAGAACCCGCTCGACTCGTGGAAGACTTCGTCGCGCAGCTCGTCGAGCGTGCGGCTAGGTTGACCGAAGAACACGATGTCGACCTGGTTGCCGCCGGGCACCTCGCGCAGTCGGCGGACCTGCTCGAGCGCCGGTGCGGCGTCCACGTCGCACAAGATCAGCGCGGGCTTCTGCACCGAGACCCGCCCGACCAGTAGTGCCAGCGGCACCTCGACCACCGAGTAGCCGCGGTTTCTGAGGGCGCTCATCAGCCGCTCGGCTTCCGCCGAGGCGTCACTCATGAAGATGAGCTGCTCTTCGCGCGACGAGCTGGGTTCGCCGCCCGAGAATTCTGATCCCACGGTGGCTCGCAGTCTACGTTAGACCCGGGCCCCTCCGCGACCTCTTGGCCGGAATCAGGCCGGCGGGTCGTCCTCGGCCGCGGGGGTACCCCCGCGTTTACCCGCGAGCGCTGCGCCGATGGCGGCGCCGGCGCGAGGCCACCAGCCCGCAGAAATCACGGCCACGACGACGAAGCCGACCACGAACGCCTCACCGGGCGTCAGCCCGAGCATGCCCCTTCGATAACGCGCTACCCTGGCCCTCCGCAATGCCCACGCACCGGCGCTACGTGATTGGCCTGGGCTCGAACATGGGGGACCGCCTGACTCAGCTCGAGCGCGGGCTTCGCCGTCTCGCGGAGCTGGGCCGGCTCGGCGCCCGATCGGCGGTGTACGAATCCGACGCCTGGGGCGGGCCGGAGCAGGGTCCCTTTCTGAACGCCGCGGTCGCCCTGGACGCTGACCCAGACCCTCGGCAACTGCTCGGCGGCCTGCTCGAAATCGAGCGAAAGCTCGGTCGGGAGCGCCGCGAACGCTGGGGCCCCCGGACGCTGGACCTCGACATCCTCTGGGGACAGGGACTCTGGCTGGTGGAGCCCGGTCTCTCGGTCCCCCACGAGCGGCTCGCCGAGCGGACTTTCGCCCTGCGGCCCCTGCTCGACGTCGAGCCCGGCGCGGACGCGCCGCCTGGGCAGGAGGCGTATGCCGTCGCACTGGGGCGCCTGACGAGCCCCGCGCTGCGCCGGCTGCGCGAACCCCCGGATTGGGCGAAAGACGTAGAAATTCCAGAGCCTCCGCCTCATCACGCACTGCGCTAGACACGCCGGACGCGAGGTGGTACTTCGCGCGCGCCGTCGGCCAGGGCCCGAGTGCGTGGCAGTAGCTCCCTCGGTCTCCAACCCGATTCGGCGGATTCGGACAAACCGATGATCGGAAATCCCATGCTCGGCGCCGCGATGAGCGGGGGGATCAGCATCGACTTCGACAAGACCTTCGTCTTGCAGATGTGCATCTTCGTGGTGCTCATCCTGGTTCTCAAGCCGCTGCTGTTCGACCCCGTACTGAAGGTCTTCGAAGAGCGCGAGAAGCGCACCGACGGCGCGCGTGCCGAGGCCCGGACGATGCAGGAGGAGGCCGGCCAGCTCTTGCGGCGCTACGAGGCCGAGCTCGAGAAGATCCACCGCGTCGCCGCCGAGGAACGCGATCACCTGCGCGCCGAGACCACGAAGCTCGAGGCGGAGATCCTGCGCGAGGCCCGCGCCGTCTCGACGCGGGTGGTGGAGGATGGGCGCAAGAAGATCGAGGCGGAAATCGGCGCGATTCGCGTCGATCTCGGCCGGCAGACGGAGCAGATCGCGGGCGCGGTCGCGACGCGCGTGCTCGGCCGGGAGGTGAGCTGATGAAGCGCGTCCAGCTGCTCGTACCCGCGCTCCTGGCGGCGCTCGCGCTGCTCTTCACCAGCGCGGCCTGGGCCGAGAAGTCCGCGCCGGCCGCTGCCACCGCAGCTCACGGTTCGCCGGACGCGGAGGGGGCACACGGCGAGGACCACGGTCCGGGGCCCATCAACTGGTTCTACGGCATGCTCGCGGAGACCGACACCCAGGAGCCGAACCTGCTGTTCCGCCCCAAGGGGATGCAGCCGCCGCTCGGCGCGATGCTGCTCAACACGGCCATCCTCTTCTACGTGATCTTCCGGGTGGGCCGCCGCCCGCTGACCGACGCGCTCAAGAAGCGCAAGGCCGCGATCATGCAAGGCATGGACGACGCCGCGCGCATGAAGGAAGAAGCAGCGGACCGCCTCGCCGACTACGAGGAGAAGCTCGCTCACATCGACGAGGAGGTCGAGCGCCTCAAGCGCGAGATGCGCGAAGCCGGCCAGGCGGAGCGCGCTCGGATCCTGGCGGAGGCCAAGGAGCGCAGCCTGCGCATGGAGCGCGACGCACGCATCCTGATCGAGCAGGAGCTCAAGGCAGCTCGCCAGGACCTGATACGCGAGGCCGTCGAAGGCGCGGTGAAGACCGCGGGGGAGCGGCTGACCAAGGAGATCGGCGCTGCGGACCACGCGCGTCTGGCAGACGAGTACCTGGCCGCGCTCGACAAGGCCGTCGTCACCAAGGGAGGTCAGGCGTGATCAGCTCCGCCGTCATCGAACGCTACGCCCGCGCCATCTTCGAGCTCGGGGTCGAGACCGGCCAGCTCACCCAGCTGACCGACCAGGTTCGCCAGTTCGCCGCGGTCTACGCCTCGAGCCGCGAGCTGCGCATGGTGGGCGAGAACCCGCTCATCCCCGAAGAGCAGCGCGATGCCGTGATCAAGGAGGTGGGCACGCGCCTCGGCCTGACGGAGCTCGGGCTGAACGCCGTTCGCCTGCTGGCGCAGCGGCGCCGGCTCTCCGCCTTGCAGGACGTCGCCAAGCGGCTCGGCGGCCTGGCCGACGAGAAGGCCGGGATCGTCCGTGCCAAGGTCGTCACCGCGGCGCCGATGACGGAGGACTTCTACTCCAAGCTCGCGCAGAAGCTCGAGGCCAAGACCCGCATGAAGGTGGTCATCGAGCGCGCGCAAGACCCGAGCTTGATCGCCGGCGTGGTGACCAAGATCGGGGACAACACCATCGACGGGAGCTTGAAGGGGCGGTTGCAGGCTTTGGAGAGGTCTTTGCTCCAGGCTTGAAGATTTAGGAAAAATACCATGCAGCTCAGCGCCGACGAAATCAGCCAAATCATCAAGAAGCAGATCCAGAACTTCGATCGCGCCGCCGTGGTCACCGAGACGGGGACGGTGCTCACCAGCGGTGACGGCATCGCGCGCGTCCATGGCCTGGAAGGCGCCATGTCCGGCGAGCTGGTCGAGTTCCCGGGCGGCATCTTCGGCCTGGTGCTCAACCTGGAGCAGGACAACGTCGGCATCGCGGTGCTCGGCGACGCGACCGCGGTGAAGGAAGGTGACACCGTCAAGCGCACCGGCCGCATCGCCGAGGTCCCCGTCGGCGAGGCCGTGATGGGCCGCGTGGTGAACGCGCTCGGTCAGCCCATCGACGGCAAGGGCCCCATCGAGAGCAATCAGCGCCGCCGCATCGAGATCAAGGCGCCGGGCATCATCGGTCGCCAGCCGGTGAAGGAGCCGCTCCAGACCGGGCTCAAGGCCATCGACGCCATGATCCCCATCGGCCGCGGCCAGCGCGAGCTCATCATCGGCGACCGCCAGACCGGCAAGACGGCCATCGCCATCGACACCATCATCAACCAGAAGGGCAAGGACGTCTTCTGCGTCTACGTCGCCATCGGGCAGAAGGCCTCGACCGTGGCGCAGGTGGTCGAGAAGCTGAAGGCCCACGGCGCCATGGACTACACCACGGTGGTCATGGCCACGGCGACCGAGACGGCGCCGCTCCAGTTCCTGGCGCCGTACACCGGCGTGACCATCGGCGAGTACTTCCGCGACAGCGGCCGCCACGCCCTCTGCATCTACGACGACCTCTCGAAGCAAGCCGTCGCCTACCGCCAGATGTCCCTGCTCTTGCGCCGCCCACCGGGCCGCGAGGCGTATCCGGGCGACGTGTTCTACATCCACTCGCGCCTGCTCGAGCGCGCCGCCAAGCTGGCTCACCGCTGGTTCGTGGTGAAGAAGGGTCAGACGGTTCCCCCGGGCGACTGGAGCTTCAAGGGCGTGGACGGCAAGACGCACCTCGGCGAGGAGGGCAAGCACGAAGCCGAGAAGTCGCTCGGGGAGCAGAGCAACAAGGACGAGCTCGAGGTCGCCCGCGATCCGTACTCCGGTGGCTCCTTGACCGCGCTGCCCATCATCGAGACCCAGGCGGGCGACGTCTCGGCGTACATCCCCACCAACGTGATCTCCATCACGGACGGTCAGATCTTCCTGGAAGGCGACCTGTTCTACTCGGGCGTGCGCCCGGCCATCAACGTCGGCATCAGCGTCAGCCGCGTGGGCGGCAACGCCCAGATCAAGGCGATGAAGAAGTACGCCGGCACGCTGCGCCTGGATCTGGCGCAGTTCCGCGAGATGGCGGCCTTCGCGCAGTTCGCCAGCGATCTGGACGCCTCGACCCGGGCGCAGCTCGAGCGCGGGCAGCGCCTCACCGAGCTGCTCAAGCAGGGCCAATACGTGCCGCTGCCGGTCGAGAAGCAGGTGGTCATCGTCTACGCGGGCACCGGCGGCTTCGTGGACAAGCTGCCCGTCGAGTCGCTCAAGGAGTTCGAGCAGGAGCTGTACCGTCACATCGACGAGAAGCACCCCGACCTGTGGAGCGACATCCGTGACAAGCGCGAGATCACCGACGAGATCAAGAAGAAGCTCGACAAGGTGCTGAAGAAATTCGTGAAGAATTTCGTCGCCAGCGCCGAAGAGGAATGAGCCGGGAGCGCAGGCGTGGCCAACCTCAAAGCGATTCGTAAGCGCATCAGCTCCGTCAAGAGCACGCAGAAGATCACGCGCGCCATGAAGATGGTGGCCGGCGCGCGGCTGAATCGCGCTCAGCAGCGGATCCTGGCGCTCCGTCCGTACGCCGTGAAGACCGGCCACGTTCTCGCGGAGGTCACGGCAGCGGCGAACCGGCGCCTGGAAGAAGGCGGCGGCAGCGGCGTGGACGCGGACCATCCGCTCCTGGCTCGCCGGGCCGAGAACAACGTTCTCATCCTGGTGATCACCAGCGATCGCGGTCTGTGCGGCGCGTTCAACACCAACATCCTCAGGCTCGCAGAGCGCCAGTGGCGCGAGCGCGAAGCGCAGGGGCAAAAGGTGCAGATCGCCGTCATCGGGCGCAAAGGGCGCGACTACTTCAAGCGCCGCAACGCGCCGGTGATGCACGTCTTCTCCGGCATCTGGGACCGGCTCGACCTCGAGCAAGCGCGCACCGTGGCGCGGGTGGTGCTGAAGCCGTTCCTGTCGGGCGAAGTGGACGCGATTCTGCTGGTGTACAACGAGTTCAAGAGCGCGATGACCCAGCGTGTGGTCTGCGAACCGCTCTTCCCCTTGCCCATCACGGAGGTCGAGGAGGCGGCGGAGCCGGCGCTCGAGCGCGAGTTCATCTTCGAGCCGAACAAGGAAGCGTTGCTCGAGCGCTTGGTTCCCATGTACGTCGAGATCAGCGTGCTTCGCTCGCTGCTCGAGAGCATGGCCAGCGAGCTCGGCGCCCGTATGACCGCGATGGACTCGGCGACCAAGAACGCCGCCGAGATGATCGACCGGTTGACGCTCAGCTACAACCGCGCCCGCCAGGCCGCGATCACCACCGAGCTCATGGAGATCATCGGTGGCGCCGAGGCCCTGAAGGGCTGATTCCCGGTCCTCCCGGCGGAAAACTGGCCCTCTCGGCGCGCCGGTGGGAAATACCGGAGGCCTTGCCTCGGCTGAATGGCCTGGGCCCGGCGCGAACCTAGGAAAACCAGCATGTGCGGCATCGTCGGCTACGTCGGACCCAAGAAGGCTGCTCCCATCCTGCTCGACGGGCTCAGGCGGCTCGAGTACCGCGGCTACGACTCGGCAGGCCTAGCCGTGCACGACGGCTCCCAGATCGAGATCGTGCGCGCGGCGGGCAAGCTCGAGAACCTGGCGAACGCGCTGGAGCACCACGCCGTAGGCGGCAGCACGGGCCTCGGGCACACGCGCTGGGCGACGCACGGGCGGCCCAGCGAGCAGAACGCCCACCCGCACGCCGCCGGTGACGTCGCGGTCGTGCACAACGGCATCATCGAGAACTACCTGGAGCTGAAGCACGAGCTCGAGGCGAGCGGCGTGCGCTTCACCAGTGACACGGACACCGAGATCGTGGCGCACCTGATCAACGGCGCGCTCACGGCCGGAGCGCCTGGCCTGTTCGCGGCGATGCGGCAGGCGCTCGGCCAGGTTCGGGGCGCCTACGCGCTAGCGGCCATCTCCCGCCGCGAGCCGGACCGCATCGTGATCGCCAAGAGCGCGTCGCCGCTGGTGGTGGGTATCGGCGACGGCGAGACCCTGTGCGGCAGCGACATCCCGGCGCTGCTCGGCAGCACGCGCAAGATGCTGTTCCTGGAGGACGGCGAGATGGCGGAGCTCACCTCCGGCGGCGTGCGCATCGAGACCTTGGCTGGCGCCCGGGTGGAGCGCGCGCCGAAACACATCGACTGGAGCGCGGTGCAGGCCGAGAAGGGCGGCTTCAAGCACTTCATGCTCAAGGAGATCTTCGAGCAGCCGCGCGCGGTGGAGGACACGCTGCGCGGGCGCATCAGCCTGGCGGACGGCGACGTCGTCGAAGGCGAGCTGGGGCTGGCCGCCGAGGCCGCGCGGAACATCGAACGTGTCGTGCTGGTGGCCTGTGGCACCAGCCACCACGCCGCGCTCGTTGGCCACTACTGGCTCGAGCAGCTCGCCCGGGTCCCCGCTCACACCGAGCTGGCCAGCGAGGTGCGCTACCGCGAGCCGGTGTTCGGACCCAAGGATCTGGTGATCGCCGTCAGCCAATCCGGCGAGACCGCCGACACGCTGGCCGCGGTGAAGTCCGCTCGTGAAGGCGGCGCCCGCGTGCTCGCCATCGCCAACGTGCTCGACAGCGCCATCCCTCGCGTGAGCCACGGCTCGCTCTACACCCACGCGGGCCCCGAGATCGGCGTGGCCTCGACCAAGTGCTTCACCACGCAGCTGGTCGCGCTGCTCCTGCTCTCGGTCTACCTGGGCCGGCGTCGGGGCACGCTGGACGCCGAGCGCGGTCGCGCGGTGCTCCAGGCGCTGCTCGAGCTGCCGAACGACATGCGCTGGGCGCTGGCGCGCAAGAGCGAAATCCACAAGGTCGCGCGCCACTGGTACAACGCCGACCACATGCTGTTCCTGGGCCGCGGGCTCGGCTACCCCATCGCGCTCGAGGGCGCGCTGAAGCTCAAGGAGATCAGCTACGCCCACGCCGAAGGCTACGCCGCCGGCGAGATGAAGCACGGGCCGATCGCGCTCATCGACGAGCACATGCCCGTGGTGGTGGTGATGCCCGAGGACCGGCAGTACGAGAAGACGCTGTCGAACGTGCAGGAGGTCCGCGCCCGCGACGGCCAGGTCATCGCCATCGCCACCGAGGGCGACCAGGAGGCCAAGCGCATGGCGCAGTTCGTGCTCGAGCTGCCCAAGATGCCGGAGGTCACGCAGCCCATCGCCGCCGTGGTGCCGCTGCAGTTGCTCGCGTATTACATCGCGGATCTGAAGGGCACGGACGTCGATCAGCCGCGCAACTTGGCGAAGACGGTCACGGTGGAGTGACGGAGCGCCCAGCATGGCCGTGTGTGCAGCCTGCGACCAGCGCACTTCCTATCCACGATTCTGGCGCTCGACGTTCGGCAATTTCCGTCGAAACATGACCGAGCGGCCCAAGATCTCGCCGCTGGTCACCTGCCCGCACTGCGGCGCCGACAACGCGCAGCGCATGAGCTACGCCTTGGCTCAGGTCGTCGGCATCGCCGCGGTCGTGGTGCTGTCCTTCGTGGCGGTCGCACCGGTCTTCGGGACGAACCCCATGCTGCTCGTGGGGCTCGCGCTCTAGTTGGTCTTCGACTACGTATGGTGGACGCGGGTGACACGCCTGGAGCGGATCTGAAGCGTCATCCCAGGCGCCGCTTGGCTTCCCGCACGCCCGCCGCCGCGTCCACGCCGTGCGGGCAGGCGCTGCTGCAGGCACTGCAGCTCAAGCAAGCGTCGGACCAGCGCTCGTCCGGGGGAAGCTCCGCGTAGTGCGTGCGCGCCCGGTCGTGCCAGCCGTACTCGCGGTCGTACATCGAGAACTGGAGCACGTGTGGGATGGCGACGCCGGTCGGGCACGCCGCCGTACAAGCGTCGCCGCAGCCACGGCAGTACTCGGGGCTGAGCGCCACGGCGTACTCTTCGAGCAGCGCGCGGTCTTCGGCGCCGAGCTTCTCCTTCACCGCGCCGGCGGCCAGATCCTGCGCGCTCTCGTCGGTGCCGATCTTCGAGTGCACCACCGAGGTCACCGCCTCCTGCTCCAGCACCCAGCGCAGGTTGGCCTGGAAGATCGAGTAGCGGCTCTTGGCGTAGCCCTCCGGGATGCGGTCCCCGCCGGGCTGCGACTTCATCACCACCACGCCGATGTCCTTCTGCTTGGCCTTGGCCAGGAGCGCAGGCAGCCCCGCGTCGGCGAAGTCGAGCACGTTCATCTTCACGAGCAGCATGTCGAACGCGCCTTTGTCGATGGCGTGGGCGAGGATCTTGGCGCGGTCGGCGTGGTGCGACGTGGCGCCGAAGAAGCGCACCTTGCCGGCCTTCTTCGCCTCCTCCATCGCCAGGTAGAGCTCCGGGTTGTCCAGGCGGTTCAGGCCGTTGTCGGGGATCTTGTGCCCGCCGCCCAGCCAGTGGAGCTGCATGATGTCCACGTGATCGACGCCCAGCCGGCCCAGGCTCTTGTCCAGTGAAGCCAAGATCTCGGCCTTGCTGTCGCCCGCGCCGGCGTCCCACTTCGTGCCGATGATCAGCTTCTCGCGCAGTCCCGGGCTCGACTTGAGCGCGCGCCGGATCACCTTCTCGCTGTCGCCGTAACAGATGGAGGTGTCGATGTAGTTCATCCCCTTGTCCACCGCGCGCACGATGGGCTCCGGACCCTTGAGCCCGCCGGCACCGATGCCGACCACCGAGATCTCGAGGCCAGTGCGCCCGAGGCGCCGGCGCGCGCTGACGGTCGCGGTCGCGTCGGCCATGCCTGGCCGGTCCTCGACGATGGGCGCGCCGGGGATGGGGCGCCGCCGGTACAGGTAGAGGCCTCCCGCGGCTCCGGCGCCGAGCACGCCCGCGCCGGCCAGGACCCGCAGGAAGCGACGGCGATCGATCACTGGAACTCCTGCTCGCTGACCAGCAGGCCCAACGCTCCGGCGCCCGCGCCCGAGGTCTGCCCCGCGCCGTCCGCGCCGCCCGTGGCGGCGATGGTGGCGACCTTGATGTTCCCACCGGTGCGCGCGGGCTTCGTGCCTTTCCACGCGATGCCGATGCTGGGCCCACCGGCGCCGCCGCCGCCGTGCCCGCCGTTGCCGCCCTTGGCGCCGCCGGCGCCGGCGCACGCTCCGGCTCCACCGGGCGCGCCGCTCGAGCCGCTGCCGCCGAGCTGTCCGACGCCGCCCGCGCCGCCCTTGCCGCCGTTCACGGAGACGAAGTCGGAGTCGGTGATGGTCACACCGGACTCGAACACGACCAACGCGATGCTGGCGCCGCCCCCTTTGCCGCCCTCGCCGCCGATGCCGCCGCAGCCGCCGCTGCCACCGCCGCCACCCGACGCGCCGGTGGGAGGATTGGGTCCGGTGGTTCCGCAGGAAGACGGCGCTTTGGCTGCGCCGCCGCCGCCGCCGCCCTGTCCGTTGCCTCCGTTGGTGCCGAACCCGCCGGCGCTCGAGATCCATCCGCTCGCCGTGACCTTGCCCGGGCTCTTGCTGCCCTCGCCGTTCGGGCCGTCCGCCCCGGCCTTGCCGGGCTTGCCGGCGCCCACAGTGCCGCAGCTCCAGCCGCCCGGCAGGGTCGGATCCTCGCCGACGCCGCCCAGCCCGCCGCCCAGGTTGGGCTCACCGTCGGTGCCGGAGCCGGCTGTGCCGGTGCCCACGCCCGCGACGCCGCCCCAGCCGCCCGTGCTCTCCGGGAAGCCGCAGCCGCTCACCGTCTGGGCGCCGCCCTTCGGATCGGCGTTGCACTGGTTCTTGCCGGGGTTGCCGTTCTTGCCGGAGTCCGCGACGCCCGGCGTGGTGTAGCCGGCGACGCCGGTCGCGCCGGTCCCCGCCGTCACCTTCAAGCGCCTGAGCTTCACGTTCTTGGAGCTGCCCACCACGATGCCCATGCTCCCGGCCCCCGGCGAGGTGGCGTTCGCCGCGGTGACGTCGAAGTCTTCGATGCTGGTGCCGATGACGAGATCCTGGATCTCGATCACGCCGTTGCTGGGGCCCAAGAGCTGTGTCTTCGTGCCGCTCTGGTAGTCCCAGGTATCGCAGTCGAAGCCGCCGTACAGCGACACGCCGTCCGTGAACGAGTCGAGGGTGAGCTGCCCGTCGAAGGAGCCGGAGGTGGCGCAGGCGTAGACGCGCTTCTTCTCGTTCGCGGCGACGCCGATGGCCTGGTCGATGCTCTTGTAGGGCTTGGCTCGCGTGCCGTTGCCGTCGATGTCGTCGCCCTTCGGTGAGACGAACACGGCGAAGCTCTCGTGGATGACGCAGGCGTCTTCCGACGGCGCCTTGGTGGCGTCGCAGCCCGGACCGCCGCCGCCGAAGTTGCTGAGGCCGCCGCTGCCGGAGGCGTTGCCGCTGCCGCCGTTGCCGGAGGCGTTGCCGCTGCCGCCGTTGCCGCTGCCGCCGCCGAAGTTGGGGTTGTTCGGCGAGTAGCCGCCGCCGCGCTTCGAGCCGCAGGCGAGCGTGGCGACGCCGGCCGTGATCAGGATGGAGAGCGCGAAGCGGGCTCCGAGGCGCATGCGGCCAGTATACTGGCGCCGTGCAGCTCTCGCTCGTCGTCCTGCTCGCGGTCCTGGCGCTCGGGCTTTTTGCCGGCGTGCTCTTGGTGAGCCAGGTGGCGGGTACCGCGCTCCGGCAGGCGCTGTCGAT
It encodes the following:
- a CDS encoding F0F1 ATP synthase subunit alpha yields the protein MQLSADEISQIIKKQIQNFDRAAVVTETGTVLTSGDGIARVHGLEGAMSGELVEFPGGIFGLVLNLEQDNVGIAVLGDATAVKEGDTVKRTGRIAEVPVGEAVMGRVVNALGQPIDGKGPIESNQRRRIEIKAPGIIGRQPVKEPLQTGLKAIDAMIPIGRGQRELIIGDRQTGKTAIAIDTIINQKGKDVFCVYVAIGQKASTVAQVVEKLKAHGAMDYTTVVMATATETAPLQFLAPYTGVTIGEYFRDSGRHALCIYDDLSKQAVAYRQMSLLLRRPPGREAYPGDVFYIHSRLLERAAKLAHRWFVVKKGQTVPPGDWSFKGVDGKTHLGEEGKHEAEKSLGEQSNKDELEVARDPYSGGSLTALPIIETQAGDVSAYIPTNVISITDGQIFLEGDLFYSGVRPAINVGISVSRVGGNAQIKAMKKYAGTLRLDLAQFREMAAFAQFASDLDASTRAQLERGQRLTELLKQGQYVPLPVEKQVVIVYAGTGGFVDKLPVESLKEFEQELYRHIDEKHPDLWSDIRDKREITDEIKKKLDKVLKKFVKNFVASAEEE
- a CDS encoding ATP synthase F0 subunit B: MKRVQLLVPALLAALALLFTSAAWAEKSAPAAATAAHGSPDAEGAHGEDHGPGPINWFYGMLAETDTQEPNLLFRPKGMQPPLGAMLLNTAILFYVIFRVGRRPLTDALKKRKAAIMQGMDDAARMKEEAADRLADYEEKLAHIDEEVERLKREMREAGQAERARILAEAKERSLRMERDARILIEQELKAARQDLIREAVEGAVKTAGERLTKEIGAADHARLADEYLAALDKAVVTKGGQA
- the atpG gene encoding ATP synthase F1 subunit gamma codes for the protein MANLKAIRKRISSVKSTQKITRAMKMVAGARLNRAQQRILALRPYAVKTGHVLAEVTAAANRRLEEGGGSGVDADHPLLARRAENNVLILVITSDRGLCGAFNTNILRLAERQWREREAQGQKVQIAVIGRKGRDYFKRRNAPVMHVFSGIWDRLDLEQARTVARVVLKPFLSGEVDAILLVYNEFKSAMTQRVVCEPLFPLPITEVEEAAEPALEREFIFEPNKEALLERLVPMYVEISVLRSLLESMASELGARMTAMDSATKNAAEMIDRLTLSYNRARQAAITTELMEIIGGAEALKG
- the atpH gene encoding ATP synthase F1 subunit delta, with product MISSAVIERYARAIFELGVETGQLTQLTDQVRQFAAVYASSRELRMVGENPLIPEEQRDAVIKEVGTRLGLTELGLNAVRLLAQRRRLSALQDVAKRLGGLADEKAGIVRAKVVTAAPMTEDFYSKLAQKLEAKTRMKVVIERAQDPSLIAGVVTKIGDNTIDGSLKGRLQALERSLLQA
- a CDS encoding aldo/keto reductase — encoded protein: MIDRRRFLRVLAGAGVLGAGAAGGLYLYRRRPIPGAPIVEDRPGMADATATVSARRRLGRTGLEISVVGIGAGGLKGPEPIVRAVDKGMNYIDTSICYGDSEKVIRRALKSSPGLREKLIIGTKWDAGAGDSKAEILASLDKSLGRLGVDHVDIMQLHWLGGGHKIPDNGLNRLDNPELYLAMEEAKKAGKVRFFGATSHHADRAKILAHAIDKGAFDMLLVKMNVLDFADAGLPALLAKAKQKDIGVVVMKSQPGGDRIPEGYAKSRYSIFQANLRWVLEQEAVTSVVHSKIGTDESAQDLAAGAVKEKLGAEDRALLEEYAVALSPEYCRGCGDACTAACPTGVAIPHVLQFSMYDREYGWHDRARTHYAELPPDERWSDACLSCSACSSACPHGVDAAAGVREAKRRLG
- a CDS encoding ATP synthase F0 subunit B → MIGNPMLGAAMSGGISIDFDKTFVLQMCIFVVLILVLKPLLFDPVLKVFEEREKRTDGARAEARTMQEEAGQLLRRYEAELEKIHRVAAEERDHLRAETTKLEAEILREARAVSTRVVEDGRKKIEAEIGAIRVDLGRQTEQIAGAVATRVLGREVS
- the folK gene encoding 2-amino-4-hydroxy-6-hydroxymethyldihydropteridine diphosphokinase is translated as MPTHRRYVIGLGSNMGDRLTQLERGLRRLAELGRLGARSAVYESDAWGGPEQGPFLNAAVALDADPDPRQLLGGLLEIERKLGRERRERWGPRTLDLDILWGQGLWLVEPGLSVPHERLAERTFALRPLLDVEPGADAPPGQEAYAVALGRLTSPALRRLREPPDWAKDVEIPEPPPHHALR
- the glmS gene encoding glutamine--fructose-6-phosphate transaminase (isomerizing); the protein is MCGIVGYVGPKKAAPILLDGLRRLEYRGYDSAGLAVHDGSQIEIVRAAGKLENLANALEHHAVGGSTGLGHTRWATHGRPSEQNAHPHAAGDVAVVHNGIIENYLELKHELEASGVRFTSDTDTEIVAHLINGALTAGAPGLFAAMRQALGQVRGAYALAAISRREPDRIVIAKSASPLVVGIGDGETLCGSDIPALLGSTRKMLFLEDGEMAELTSGGVRIETLAGARVERAPKHIDWSAVQAEKGGFKHFMLKEIFEQPRAVEDTLRGRISLADGDVVEGELGLAAEAARNIERVVLVACGTSHHAALVGHYWLEQLARVPAHTELASEVRYREPVFGPKDLVIAVSQSGETADTLAAVKSAREGGARVLAIANVLDSAIPRVSHGSLYTHAGPEIGVASTKCFTTQLVALLLLSVYLGRRRGTLDAERGRAVLQALLELPNDMRWALARKSEIHKVARHWYNADHMLFLGRGLGYPIALEGALKLKEISYAHAEGYAAGEMKHGPIALIDEHMPVVVVMPEDRQYEKTLSNVQEVRARDGQVIAIATEGDQEAKRMAQFVLELPKMPEVTQPIAAVVPLQLLAYYIADLKGTDVDQPRNLAKTVTVE